In Helianthus annuus cultivar XRQ/B chromosome 3, HanXRQr2.0-SUNRISE, whole genome shotgun sequence, a single window of DNA contains:
- the LOC110929057 gene encoding conserved oligomeric Golgi complex subunit 6, with product MGTTTALAPGLSRKLKKVLETRTDSPDLLASLNTLSTFYTENTTPARRNLRSTIEKRSLSINHDFLLASDAAQQALDRVEEEVNSLAECCDKIAKSLSNCNATTGDIITTTERLKQELEVTTQRQEIASCFLRDYQLSNEEINALREEELNENFFKALSHVQTIHANCKVLLRTHHQRAGLELMDMMAVYQEGAYERLCRWVQTECRRLGDTDNPEVSELLKMAVRCLKERPVLFKYCAEEVANMRHNALFRRFISALTRGGPGGMPRPIEVHAHDPLRYVGDMLGWLHQALASERELVFVLLDPDAVVNTGPTARRFSMSSESNEEKSEGDLTFVLDRIFEGVCRPFKVRVEQVLQSQPNLIISYKLSNTLEFYSYTVSDLLGRETALCNTLWGLKDAAQKTFFDILKVRGEKLLRYPPFVAVDLSPPPALSEGVSLLLELIQIHDTMMVPASGIKPAFDPVISALLDPIIQICELAMEAHKSKGSIESSRRNRTKTDVGQSRRSSVDAILASSSQVFPSKNNETTSKIFIINCLCAIQQPLLRHDVASEYVKKLGTMIDNHMLSLVEKEVEAILTRCGLSNKMSLFKNSTADSPPLADMEDTSPESLSESLKAFFGLILGSDSSLPEFEQMNLPGLRSEACAQVATSLAEAYDVIYKAIMDPSNGYADPKSLARHPPDQIRTILGI from the exons ATGGGGACGACGACGGCACTGGCGCCGGGACTGTCACGGAAGCTGAAGAAGGTTCTAGAAACACGCACCGACAGTCCAGATCTACTCGCTTCTCTCAACACACTTTCTACATTTTATACGGAGAATACGACTCCGGCTCGACGGAACCTCCGATCGACTATCGAGAAGCGTTCGCTCTCGATTAATCATGATTTTCTTCTTGCTTCTGATGCCGCACAGCAG GCGTTGGATCGGGTGGAGGAAGAGGTTAATTCGCTTGCGGAATGCTGTGACAA GATTGCTAAATCTTTGAGTAACTGTAATGCTACTACTGGAGATATTATTACTACCACAGAAAGGCTTAAACAGGAACTTGAAGTTACCACACAGAGGCAAGAGATTGCATCATGTTTCCTTCGAGATTATCAACTTTCCAACGAAGAG ATAAACGCACTTAGGGAGGAAGAATTAAACGAAAACTTTTTCAAGGCATTGAGCCATGTGCAAACGATCCATGCAAATTGCAAAGTTCTTCTCAGGACCCATCATCAG CGGGCAGGTTTAGAGCTCATGGATATGATGGCTGTCTATCAAGAGGGTGCCTATGAACGCCTGTGCAG GTGGGTTCAGACAGAGTGCAGGAGATTGGGTGACACTGATAACCCTGAAGTTAGCGAGCTACTGAAAATGGCAGTTCGATGTCTCAAAGAAAGACCAGTACTGTTCAAGTATTGTGCTGAAGAG GTAGCAAATATGAGGCACAATGCACTGTTTAGAAGATTTATAAGTGCTCTTACACGTGGaggacctggtggaatgcccaggccAATTGAAGTACATGCTCATGATCCGTTACGCTATGTAGGTGACATGCTCGGTTGGTTGCATCAG GCTCTTGCATCTGAAAGAGAACTTGTATTTGTGTTGCTTGATCCAGATGCAGTGGTCAATACTGGACCAACTGCTCGGCGATTTTCCATGAGCTCAGAGAGTAATGAAGAAAAATCAGAAGGTGATTTGACATTTGTTTTGGATAGGATCTTTGAGGGCGTTTGCAGGCCTTTTAAAGTCAGAGTTGAACAAGTGTTGCAGTCTCAACCGAATCTCATAATCTCATATAAGCTTAGCAACACTCTCGAGTTCTACAGCTACACT GTGTCAGATCTGCTAGGGAGAGAAACAGCTCTTTGTAATACCCTTTGGGGTCTCAAGGACGCCGCTCAGAAAACATTCTTTGACATTTTAAAAGTCAGAGGCGAGAAGCTTTTGAGATATCCACCATTTGTTGCTGTTGATCTTTCTCCACCGCCAGCGCTGAGTGAAGGAGTCTCTTTGTTGCTTGAACTAATCCAGATTCACGACACCATGATGGTTCCTGCGTCAGGGATAAAACCAGCTTTCGATCCCGTTATATCTGCCTTGCTCGATCCTATAATACAG ATTTGTGAACTAGCAATGGAAGCACACAAGTCGAAAGGATCTATCGAGTCATCTAGAAGAAATAGAACAAAGACTGATGTTGGCCAATCACGAAGATCATCTGTTGATGCTATTTTGGCAAGCAGCAGCCAAGTATTTCCATCTAAG AACAATGAAACCACATCaaagattttcatcatcaatTGCTTATGTGCGATACAACAACCGTTACTAAGACACGATGTGGCTTCTGAGTATGTGAAGAAACTTGGAACAATGATCGATAATCACATGTTGAGTCTGGTGGAGAAAGAAGTCGAGGCCATTTTAACAAGATGCGGTTTGTCAAACAAGATGTCTCTTTTCAAAAACTCCACTGCTGACTCACCACCATTAGCTGACATGGAAGACACTTCACCTGAATCTCTTTCGGAGTCTCTCAAAGCTTTCTTCGGGCTCATTCTTGGAAGTGATAGCTCACTCCCGGAATTTGAACAGATGAACCTTCCAGGTCTTCGGTCTGAAGCTTGTGCCCAGGTGGCTACATCTCTGGCAGAAGCTTATGATGTTATTTACAAGGCGATTATGGATCCGAGCAATGGTTATGCTGATCCCAAGTCGTTAGCCCGACATCCCCCCGATCAGATACGGACCATTTTGGGAATCTAA